One part of the Lotus japonicus ecotype B-129 chromosome 2, LjGifu_v1.2 genome encodes these proteins:
- the LOC130740406 gene encoding L10-interacting MYB domain-containing protein-like, translating into MASNADNVDSKLWPKLVVKEFIDIMVDEVTNGNMPNGVFNTRTWTSMTTKLNFKAKSSYKKEQLKAKMHRLRALYREFSALVNHTGFGWDPETNTVTASEEVWKDYIRVHDKAAQFQRRGLDHYNLLGIIFNKNTATGVLHHSSTQDPPNTDEEIELENQYRNNGVHVNLDNDSSNDDVQELERITRSGKRQIQEKEGKSKKSTRTMQMGDALAAWADASKARAERYRGHIMEATSSIVTPDYSITKCVTALEGIEGISVDTYMKACEKFKEAEYREMFLAMSAEMRHAWLHRL; encoded by the exons ATGGCAAGTAACGCTGATAATGTTGACTCCAAGTTATGGCCTAAATTAGTTGTTAAGGAATTCATAGATATTATGGTTGATGAAGTGACAAATGGAAATATGCCAAATGGTGTATTTAATACTAGAACGTGGACTTCCATGACCACTAAGTtaaatttcaaagcaaagagttcttataaaaaagaacaACTGAAGGCAAAGATGCATAGGTTGCGAGCTTTGTATCGCGAATTCTCTGCACTTGTGAATCACACTGGATTTGGGTGGGATCCTGAAACCAACACTGTCACCGCAAGTGAGGAAGTTTGGAAAGATTATATTCGG GTGCATGATAAAGCTGCTCAGTTTCAAAGGAGAGGTCTTGACCATTATAACTTACTGGGAATTATATTTAACAAAAATACTGCAACGGGAGTTCTTCACCATTCATCTACCCAAGACCCACCCAACACAGATGAAGAAATTGAGCTTGAAAATCAATACCGCAACAATGGGGTTCATGTTAACCTTGATAATGATAGTTCTAATGATGATGTTCAAGAATTGGAGCGCATTACTCGTAGTGGAAAGCGCCAAATTCAAGAGAAAGAGGGAAAATCTAAGAAAAGTACTAGAACAATGCAAATGGGAGATGCACTAGCAGCATGGGCTGATGCATCCAAGGCAAGGGCTGAAAGGTATAGGGGTCATATTATGGAGGCCACTTCGTCCATTGTAACGCCTGATTATTCAATTACTAAGTGTGTGACTGCACTTGAAGGAATTGAAGGCATCTCAGTGGATACCTATATGAAAGCTTGTGAAAAGTTTAAGGAGGCTGAATATAGAGAGATGTTTCTTGCTATGTCCGCTGAAATGAGACATGCATGGCTTCATAGACTTTAG
- the LOC130740409 gene encoding uncharacterized protein LOC130740409: MISILTQERLLGASLGVILTGAVVLEQRRYIYSSISNSQSQSQVREPIFGKKARSEFAHLWNKTVDQAFGPLIKSLSSRGW; the protein is encoded by the exons ATGATCAGCATTCTAACCCAG GAGCGGCTACTAGGTGCTTCACTCGGAGTGATTTTGACCGGTGCGGTTGTATTGGAGCAACGCAGATACATCTACTCTTCCATTTCCAATTCTCAATCTCAATCTCAG GTTAGAGAACCGATATTTGGGAAGAAAGCACGTTCTGAATTCGCACACTTATGGAACAAGACTGTGGATCAGGCTTTTGGACCTTTGATAAAGTCTCTCAGCTCACGTGGATGGTAG